A genome region from Thalassotalea euphylliae includes the following:
- a CDS encoding ACT domain-containing protein has protein sequence MSGITDLDELLRAMRPKLVGSEFVFCTVSGVLADYAQLNPVATFIESEGLTLVLEKSAAEAAGLSFDGTYRQITLTVHSSLEAVGLTAAVASKLASKGISANVIAAYYHDHIFVQSSKAEAAVSALEEFSGQS, from the coding sequence ATGTCTGGCATCACTGATTTAGACGAGTTATTACGCGCTATGCGCCCCAAACTAGTGGGTTCAGAATTTGTATTCTGCACGGTTTCTGGTGTGCTAGCAGATTATGCTCAGCTAAATCCAGTTGCTACCTTTATTGAATCTGAAGGGTTAACTTTGGTGCTAGAAAAGTCAGCGGCAGAAGCCGCAGGTTTGTCGTTTGATGGCACGTATCGCCAAATTACGTTAACGGTTCACTCTAGTTTGGAAGCAGTTGGTCTTACTGCTGCAGTTGCCAGCAAGTTAGCATCAAAGGGCATTAGTGCTAATGTTATCGCCGCTTATTATCACGACCATATTTTTGTGCAAAGTAGTAAAGCTGAAGCAGCAGTTTCAGCGTTAGAAGAATTTAGTGGCCAGAGTTAA
- a CDS encoding DUF6559 family protein: protein MFRYWSLKKYGTKLQPTLEKRYGKQEFYSAHQIRATVYQKDFNPKFLPLGYLLFLEPSELDSVLAREFPEMNIEEYKQEIISYLANKSYEGHLQVLKQAS from the coding sequence ATGTTTAGATATTGGTCATTAAAAAAGTACGGCACTAAGTTGCAGCCAACACTTGAAAAACGCTACGGAAAACAAGAGTTCTACTCTGCCCACCAAATACGTGCAACCGTCTATCAAAAAGACTTTAACCCTAAGTTCCTTCCTCTCGGCTATTTGCTTTTTTTAGAGCCCAGTGAGCTTGATAGTGTGTTAGCAAGAGAGTTTCCTGAGATGAACATTGAGGAATACAAGCAGGAAATTATTAGTTATTTAGCTAACAAAAGTTATGAAGGGCACCTGCAAGTATTAAAACAAGCCAGCTAG
- a CDS encoding GNAT family N-acetyltransferase, which yields MNWQIKSFEQLTTNELYDFLKLRIDVFVVEQTCYYPDLDDLDRHPQTLHVFQYSGDNIVAYLRILPKGTTYQEYNSIGRVIIADSARGTGLGHDLLKTGIATCQAHFNERAIKISAQEHLAKFYGRHGFKQVTEMYLEDDIPHIGMLLSEN from the coding sequence ATGAACTGGCAAATTAAGTCTTTTGAGCAGCTTACCACCAACGAGCTTTACGATTTTCTCAAACTTAGAATAGATGTGTTTGTTGTTGAGCAAACCTGCTATTACCCCGACCTTGACGACCTAGATCGTCACCCTCAAACTTTGCATGTATTCCAGTATAGTGGCGATAACATTGTGGCCTACTTACGTATTCTTCCTAAAGGAACCACTTATCAAGAATACAACAGCATTGGCCGCGTGATTATTGCTGATAGCGCTCGCGGCACAGGCTTAGGTCATGATCTGCTAAAGACAGGCATCGCCACCTGCCAAGCGCACTTTAACGAAAGGGCGATTAAAATTTCAGCGCAAGAGCATTTGGCAAAGTTTTACGGCCGACATGGCTTTAAACAAGTGACCGAAATGTACCTAGAAGATGATATTCCACATATCGGTATGCTGTTAAGTGAAAACTAA
- a CDS encoding MAPEG family protein: protein MSISAELAITGLYTSLLAILFIALSFNVSRLRLKHKVSIGSDGVRALEKAIRIQANFTEYVPLALIMLAVLELAGLAEMWLHIFGLTILLGRVLHAMGLTKTLGVSLARQIGTLATFIILLVMPVTFLVMTYL from the coding sequence ATGAGTATCTCAGCAGAGTTAGCAATTACGGGTTTGTACACCAGCTTGCTAGCAATATTATTTATTGCCTTGTCATTCAATGTCAGCCGATTGCGCTTAAAGCATAAAGTGAGCATTGGCAGTGATGGGGTAAGGGCATTAGAAAAAGCCATTCGCATTCAAGCCAATTTTACTGAATATGTGCCGCTAGCATTAATTATGTTAGCCGTATTGGAACTGGCTGGCTTAGCTGAAATGTGGCTACACATTTTTGGCTTAACTATTTTACTAGGACGTGTGCTTCATGCCATGGGCTTAACTAAAACTTTAGGGGTTTCTCTAGCGCGCCAAATCGGTACCTTGGCAACTTTTATTATATTGCTTGTAATGCCAGTTACTTTCTTGGTGATGACTTACCTATAA
- a CDS encoding thymidylate synthase → MRQYLDLCQRIVDEGVWVDNKRTGKRCLTVIDAELNYNVGNNEFPLITTRKSFWKAAIAELLGYLRGYDNAADFRAIGCNTWNANANENDAWLNNPHRKGDDDMGRVYGVQGRGWAKPDGGVVDQLAKLVNDLKNGIDDRGEILSFYNPGEFHMGCLRPCMHTHNFSLLGDTLYLTSYQRSCDVPLGLNFNQIQVYVLLALVAQITGHKAGMAYHKIVNAHIYEDQLDLMKNVQLKREPFAAPKLNINPDIKTLEDIETWVTLDDFSVEGYEHHDAIAYPFSV, encoded by the coding sequence ATGAGACAGTATTTAGATTTATGCCAGCGCATTGTTGATGAAGGTGTTTGGGTTGATAACAAACGCACAGGTAAACGTTGCCTAACCGTTATTGATGCTGAACTTAACTATAATGTCGGCAACAATGAATTCCCGTTAATTACAACTCGTAAGAGCTTTTGGAAAGCAGCCATTGCAGAACTGCTTGGTTATTTGCGCGGTTATGACAATGCTGCCGATTTTCGTGCCATCGGTTGTAACACGTGGAATGCTAACGCCAACGAGAACGACGCTTGGTTAAACAACCCTCATCGCAAAGGTGACGATGATATGGGGCGTGTTTATGGCGTGCAAGGTCGCGGCTGGGCAAAGCCTGATGGCGGCGTGGTTGATCAACTAGCTAAATTGGTTAACGACCTGAAAAACGGCATTGACGATCGCGGTGAAATTTTATCTTTCTACAACCCTGGTGAATTCCATATGGGCTGTTTACGCCCATGTATGCACACACACAACTTTTCTTTGTTGGGTGATACGCTTTACCTCACGAGTTATCAGCGTTCGTGCGACGTGCCCTTAGGGCTTAACTTTAACCAAATTCAAGTGTATGTGTTGCTGGCGTTAGTGGCGCAAATTACTGGTCACAAAGCTGGTATGGCGTATCATAAAATCGTTAACGCACATATTTATGAAGACCAGTTAGACTTAATGAAGAATGTGCAGCTTAAGCGTGAGCCGTTTGCAGCACCAAAACTCAATATTAATCCGGATATTAAAACCCTAGAAGATATTGAAACTTGGGTGACGCTTGATGACTTCTCAGTAGAAGGCTACGAGCATCACGACGCTATTGCATACCCGTTCTCGGTATAG
- the lgt gene encoding prolipoprotein diacylglyceryl transferase, which translates to MSSEFIQFPAIDPVIFSVGPVAIRWYGLMYLIGFIAAMFIANRAADNSKGEWTRDQVSDLLFYGFLGVILGGRLGYVFFYQFEYLLVEPMYLFKIWEGGMSFHGGLLGVITAIFLFARKTNKRFLAVGDFVAPLVPIGLGMGRIGNFINAELWGRQTDMAWGVVFPNDPLAVPRHPSQLYEFALEGVVLFAILYWIVRKPRTLGLASGTFLIGYGVFRTFIEFFREPDAHLGFIFANITQGQILSFPMILTGVIIILIGRNMQAKAAIAGASK; encoded by the coding sequence ATGTCCTCTGAATTTATTCAATTTCCGGCTATAGACCCGGTAATTTTTAGTGTTGGCCCGGTAGCAATCCGCTGGTATGGGTTAATGTATTTAATAGGCTTTATTGCCGCCATGTTTATCGCTAATCGCGCTGCTGATAACAGCAAAGGCGAATGGACACGTGACCAAGTAAGCGATTTACTTTTTTATGGTTTCCTTGGAGTTATTTTAGGTGGTCGTTTAGGCTACGTATTTTTCTACCAGTTTGAATATTTGCTGGTTGAGCCGATGTATCTCTTTAAAATTTGGGAAGGGGGCATGTCGTTCCACGGCGGCTTGCTAGGCGTAATTACCGCAATTTTCTTATTTGCCCGCAAAACCAATAAACGCTTCTTAGCAGTAGGTGATTTTGTTGCGCCGCTTGTGCCAATTGGCTTAGGCATGGGGCGTATTGGTAACTTTATTAACGCTGAGCTTTGGGGACGCCAAACTGATATGGCGTGGGGTGTTGTCTTCCCGAATGATCCGCTAGCAGTGCCGCGCCATCCTTCGCAGTTATATGAGTTTGCACTTGAAGGCGTGGTGTTATTTGCCATTCTTTACTGGATTGTGCGTAAACCTCGAACGCTTGGTTTAGCGTCAGGGACTTTCTTAATTGGTTACGGTGTATTTAGAACCTTTATCGAGTTTTTCCGCGAACCCGATGCACACTTAGGCTTTATTTTTGCCAATATTACCCAAGGCCAAATTTTGAGTTTCCCGATGATCCTAACAGGCGTTATCATTATTTTGATTGGTCGTAATATGCAAGCAAAAGCGGCGATTGCTGGAGCAAGCAAATGA
- a CDS encoding sulfite exporter TauE/SafE family protein, whose amino-acid sequence MLTTFFISCLVLGALVGLLAGLLGIGGGLVIVPALVYLLPIAGVDPSIVMPIALATSLATIVLTSVSAVRAHHKNRNIPWELARQIMLVVAVGALLGAFIADTLSGQTLTYIFATAVSLLAVYMLVSIKRPTSRAMPSAFVFQVSGLITGIMASLMGIAGGAILIPLLSYFGVQMRQSIGVATACGLVVALFGSLGYIVTGLEQTNLPNWSLGYIYLPALVGISLTSSLFARYGVKLSAKLPVRTLKKAFAVFLILVAIRMAF is encoded by the coding sequence ATGCTAACCACGTTTTTTATTTCTTGTTTGGTATTAGGTGCACTCGTTGGCCTGCTAGCGGGTTTACTTGGCATAGGTGGTGGCTTAGTGATTGTGCCAGCACTGGTCTATTTACTGCCAATTGCTGGCGTTGACCCATCGATTGTTATGCCAATAGCGCTAGCAACTTCGTTGGCAACCATCGTATTAACTTCTGTCTCTGCGGTACGTGCACATCATAAAAATCGCAATATTCCTTGGGAATTGGCGAGACAAATCATGCTCGTGGTTGCTGTCGGTGCCTTACTTGGCGCTTTTATCGCTGATACCTTGTCAGGCCAAACATTAACCTACATTTTTGCCACTGCGGTTAGCTTGTTAGCGGTTTACATGCTGGTTTCCATTAAACGACCTACCTCTAGAGCGATGCCAAGCGCATTTGTGTTTCAAGTTTCAGGCTTAATTACGGGTATTATGGCAAGTTTGATGGGGATTGCAGGGGGCGCAATATTAATTCCATTACTGAGTTATTTTGGCGTGCAAATGCGGCAAAGCATTGGCGTTGCCACTGCCTGTGGTTTAGTGGTCGCGCTGTTTGGCTCACTTGGCTATATCGTCACAGGGCTTGAACAAACTAACTTGCCGAATTGGAGCTTAGGCTATATCTATTTGCCCGCACTGGTGGGGATCAGTTTAACGTCATCTTTGTTTGCGCGTTACGGCGTAAAGCTTTCAGCGAAATTACCCGTGCGAACGTTAAAAAAAGCGTTCGCGGTGTTTTTAATTCTCGTGGCGATAAGAATGGCATTTTAG
- the ptsP gene encoding phosphoenolpyruvate--protein phosphotransferase — MLTTLRRIVLEFGREPELEIALQQLVTQVKQAMNTDCCSIYLADYQHQHFLLMASDGLAKGSLGYTRIGFTEGLVGLVGQREEPLNIANAHAHPHFKQAPEVQEDDLRAFLGTPIIHQRKVIGILSIQQKQSRSFNENEEAFLVTLSAQLATVLADAEKHGKAAQTGLQPFQQLSGIAGSAGVAMAPMRVVQPRADLKKLSLQKVYASAEQIERYHKAVLKTRVDFEAMSLKLNHIVAQDTLDIFEMYKQMLDNASIGKEVEAKIKTGWCAESALKLVIDHYALQFEALEEAYLRERASDIRDLGNRVLFNLQQLSLESEKLPEQFILVADDVTASMIAEYQQRGLQGIVSVTGSNNSHAAILARAMGLPAIMGISSLSLSHLDHQEAILDGYSGDLFISPDATLVQEYRHLIDEETALTEKVKAVIGLPAVTPDGRGIELVLNAGLSAGFEHSQKVGALGIGLYRTEIPFMNRSCFPSEHEQTVWYQEVLKAFPSHNVTMRTLDVGGDKALPYFPIQEDNPFLGWRGIRITLDHPEIFLLQVRAMIRANIGCNNLEIMLPMISSVGEVDDAVRLINQAYHELCTEYEQKLTKPSVGIMLEVPGVLYQLKELAQRVDFFSVGSNDLTQYLLAVDRNNSRVANIYDFYHPAVLRALNFIAQESNKYLVPLSLCGELASEPAGALLLLAMGYDKLSMNSYNISRVKWVIRHVELQRAKVMLSHALTLSNAQQVHNYLSEQLESLGLGGFVRAGM, encoded by the coding sequence ATGTTAACCACGTTACGCCGCATTGTGTTGGAGTTTGGCCGCGAACCGGAGTTGGAAATCGCGCTGCAACAACTTGTAACGCAAGTAAAACAGGCGATGAATACTGACTGTTGCTCTATCTACTTAGCTGATTATCAGCATCAGCACTTCTTATTAATGGCCTCAGATGGCCTTGCTAAAGGCTCATTGGGTTACACTCGTATCGGTTTTACTGAGGGCCTTGTCGGCTTAGTAGGACAACGTGAAGAGCCGCTCAATATCGCCAATGCTCATGCGCATCCTCATTTTAAGCAAGCACCAGAAGTTCAAGAAGACGACTTACGGGCGTTTTTGGGCACACCGATTATTCATCAGCGTAAAGTTATTGGCATTTTGTCAATTCAACAAAAGCAATCACGTAGCTTTAACGAGAATGAAGAAGCCTTTCTAGTTACGCTTTCGGCGCAGCTAGCGACGGTGTTAGCGGATGCTGAAAAGCATGGCAAAGCGGCACAAACAGGCTTGCAGCCGTTTCAACAGTTGTCGGGTATTGCGGGCTCTGCCGGTGTTGCCATGGCGCCTATGCGAGTGGTGCAGCCCAGAGCTGATTTAAAAAAACTATCGCTGCAAAAAGTGTATGCCAGTGCCGAGCAAATTGAGCGTTATCACAAAGCGGTGCTAAAAACGCGCGTTGATTTTGAAGCTATGAGCTTGAAACTCAACCACATCGTCGCGCAAGACACGCTTGATATTTTCGAGATGTACAAGCAAATGCTCGACAACGCCAGTATTGGCAAAGAGGTTGAGGCCAAGATAAAAACAGGCTGGTGTGCTGAAAGTGCGTTAAAGCTAGTAATTGATCACTATGCCTTACAGTTTGAAGCGCTTGAAGAAGCGTACTTGCGCGAACGTGCGAGCGATATTCGCGACCTTGGTAACCGTGTGCTGTTTAACTTACAGCAACTGTCGTTGGAAAGCGAAAAATTACCTGAGCAGTTTATCTTAGTCGCCGATGATGTAACCGCATCTATGATTGCCGAATACCAGCAACGCGGCCTGCAAGGGATTGTTTCGGTAACGGGCTCTAACAACTCACACGCAGCGATTCTAGCGCGTGCCATGGGGCTGCCTGCGATAATGGGCATCAGTTCATTGTCGCTTAGCCACCTTGACCATCAAGAAGCGATATTGGATGGTTACAGCGGTGATTTATTTATCTCACCCGATGCCACGTTAGTTCAAGAATATCGTCACCTGATTGACGAAGAAACGGCATTAACCGAGAAAGTAAAGGCGGTAATTGGTTTACCAGCAGTAACACCTGACGGTCGGGGTATTGAGCTGGTGCTTAATGCCGGCTTAAGTGCGGGCTTTGAACATTCGCAAAAGGTGGGTGCGCTGGGCATTGGACTTTATCGCACTGAAATTCCTTTTATGAATCGCAGCTGTTTCCCGTCAGAGCATGAACAAACGGTGTGGTACCAAGAAGTTTTAAAAGCCTTTCCAAGCCATAACGTGACCATGCGCACTTTAGATGTGGGCGGCGATAAAGCACTACCTTATTTCCCCATTCAAGAAGATAACCCGTTTTTGGGCTGGCGCGGTATACGCATTACGCTCGATCATCCTGAAATATTTTTACTGCAAGTACGCGCGATGATCCGCGCCAATATCGGCTGCAATAATTTAGAAATTATGTTGCCGATGATCTCCAGCGTTGGCGAAGTTGATGATGCTGTGCGCTTAATTAATCAGGCGTATCATGAGTTGTGTACTGAATATGAGCAAAAGCTGACTAAGCCGAGTGTTGGCATTATGTTGGAAGTGCCGGGTGTGCTCTATCAATTAAAAGAGTTAGCTCAGCGGGTAGACTTTTTCTCGGTTGGCAGTAACGACTTAACTCAATATTTATTGGCCGTAGATCGCAACAATTCACGAGTTGCAAATATTTATGATTTCTATCATCCAGCGGTGCTTCGAGCGCTCAACTTTATTGCGCAAGAATCGAATAAGTATTTGGTGCCATTAAGTTTATGTGGTGAATTAGCCAGTGAGCCTGCGGGAGCTCTGCTATTATTAGCCATGGGGTACGATAAATTAAGCATGAATTCGTACAACATTAGCCGCGTTAAATGGGTGATTCGCCACGTTGAATTGCAACGCGCCAAAGTCATGTTGTCACACGCACTAACCCTTAGTAATGCTCAACAAGTTCACAATTACCTGAGCGAACAATTGGAGTCACTTGGCCTAGGCGGGTTTGTTAGAGCGGGTATGTAG
- the rppH gene encoding RNA pyrophosphohydrolase has product MIDAEGYRANVGIVIINDRGQVFWARRFGQHSWQFPQGGIDEGESAEKTLYRELYEEVGLKPEHVKIVATSKHWLRYKLPKRFIRHDSKPVCIGQKQKWFLLKLVADDSAVNLMHSSHPEFDDWRWVSYWYPVRQVVSFKKDVYRKVMKEFASSAMPFHRHDRRKRRS; this is encoded by the coding sequence GTGATAGATGCCGAAGGCTATCGAGCCAATGTCGGCATAGTAATAATCAATGACAGGGGACAGGTATTTTGGGCAAGGCGTTTTGGGCAACATTCATGGCAATTTCCACAAGGTGGAATTGATGAGGGCGAGTCTGCTGAAAAAACACTTTATCGCGAACTATACGAAGAAGTGGGCTTAAAGCCAGAACACGTTAAAATTGTTGCAACAAGTAAGCATTGGCTAAGGTACAAATTACCAAAGAGATTTATCAGACACGATAGTAAACCCGTATGTATTGGCCAAAAACAGAAATGGTTTTTGCTAAAACTAGTGGCAGATGATTCTGCTGTGAATTTAATGCACTCATCACACCCCGAGTTCGATGATTGGCGTTGGGTAAGCTACTGGTATCCTGTCAGACAGGTAGTATCTTTTAAGAAGGATGTTTATCGCAAAGTGATGAAGGAATTTGCCTCAAGCGCAATGCCTTTTCATCGTCATGACCGTAGAAAACGTCGTAGCTGA
- the mutH gene encoding DNA mismatch repair endonuclease MutH, whose protein sequence is MITPKENIPDSEHALITKAQSLAGFTLGEIAAQAGIEVPTNLLRDKGWPGLLLEHTLGATAGSKPEPDFPELGIELKTIPINRQGKPLETTFVSVAPFTGLVGVNWQNSHVKNKLKRVLWVPIVAEREMPVPDRIVGMPFLWSPSPEEEALLANDWQELIDMIVLGEVENISGKHGQVMQLRPKAANSKAKTDAFDKHGRRFKTLPRGFYLKIPFTHGLIKKYLRVG, encoded by the coding sequence ATGATTACCCCAAAAGAAAATATTCCCGATTCTGAGCACGCATTAATAACTAAAGCACAAAGTCTTGCGGGCTTTACCCTTGGTGAAATTGCGGCACAAGCTGGCATTGAAGTACCTACTAATTTGCTCCGCGATAAAGGCTGGCCGGGACTGTTATTGGAACATACTTTGGGTGCAACCGCTGGCTCAAAACCAGAGCCTGACTTTCCTGAACTTGGCATTGAACTTAAAACCATTCCCATTAATCGCCAAGGTAAACCACTGGAAACCACCTTTGTGAGCGTTGCTCCATTCACCGGCCTAGTGGGTGTGAATTGGCAAAATAGCCATGTAAAAAATAAATTAAAGCGCGTGCTTTGGGTGCCGATTGTGGCTGAACGTGAAATGCCAGTGCCTGATCGCATTGTCGGCATGCCTTTTTTGTGGTCGCCATCACCAGAGGAAGAAGCGTTACTCGCAAACGACTGGCAAGAGCTGATCGACATGATAGTACTCGGTGAAGTAGAAAATATTAGCGGCAAACACGGACAAGTGATGCAGCTAAGACCAAAAGCCGCAAACAGCAAAGCTAAAACTGATGCCTTTGATAAACATGGCCGCCGCTTTAAAACGCTACCGCGAGGCTTTTATCTTAAAATACCCTTTACCCACGGCTTAATTAAAAAGTACTTAAGGGTTGGCTAG